In one window of Erythrolamprus reginae isolate rEryReg1 chromosome 1, rEryReg1.hap1, whole genome shotgun sequence DNA:
- the FAM32A gene encoding protein FAM32A — MSEYEVVQRGALRLKGGTDAGSAGKRKKKKDKEKSKIVDQIVSSKNQEEEEEKKRALDKRTPAQLAYEKMQEKRQIERILKKASKTHKQRVADFNRHLDTLTEHYDIPKVSWTK, encoded by the exons ATGTCGGAGTACGAAGTTGTCCAGCGAGGCGCTCTGCGTTTGAAAGGGGGCACCGACGCCGGTTCTGCGGGGAAACG aaagaagaagaaagataaagaaaaaagcaagattGTAGACCAGATTGTGAGCAGCAAGAaccaggaggaagaagaggagaagaagcggGCTCTGGACAAACGTACTCCAGCGCAGTTGGCCTAtgaaaaaatgcaggaaaagcGG cAAATAGAACGAATCTTGAAAAAAGCATCCAAAACCCACAAGCAGAGAGTAGCG gATTTTAATAGACACTTGGACACTCTGACTGAGCATTATGACATCCCCAAAGTCAGCTGGACTAAATGA